ATAAATATCTAAATGCTTTAACCATTTTTTTGTATATTCAATCCTTTCTTTTACGTATTGTTCATTCGCATTGCCCCTATTACGAATTCTTTTTTCTAAAATATCAAGAGAAGACGTATTTATAAAAATGGCGATAATTCCAGGCATTATTTTTTTCGCACTAATCACGCCCTTGTATTCTATTTTCCAAATTCCGATTTTATCGCAATTCCTAACTCGCTCTATTTCTTTTTTTGTTACTCCGTAAAAATTATCATTATATTCCTTCGCATATTCAAAAAACAAATTGTTTTTAATCTGGTTTTTAAATTCTTTTTTAGAAATAAAATAATAAGGATTTTTTTGTGATTCATTAGGCCTCATTTTTCTGGTAGTTGTTGTAATTACTCTTTCTATGTTTAAATATTTTTTAAGTCCGTCAATAATTGAATCTTCGCCAACGCCTGACGGCCCTGAAATTATAAAAATATTATTTTTTTTCTTTTTTAGCATAATTTTATTTTTTTTCCGCCAGCTGGCGGATCATTTTTTTCAGCTCCAAGGGCAATTTTTCTTCAAAATTAAATTGCTTACCTGCTTTATCTTTAAATCCCAAGTTAGAAGAATGAAGAAAAATTCTTTTTAATCCAAAAAGATTAAATATTTGATATTTTTTTAAATAATAAATATCATCTCCAGCAATAGGATGGTCAATTGCTTTTAAATGCACTCTAATTTGATGGGTTCTTCCTGTTAAAATTTGAATTTTTAAAAAAGTGAAATTTTTAAACCGCTCAATTACTAAAAACAAAGTTTTGGCTTCTTTGTAGTTTTCTGTTGTTCCTGTTGTAATTATTCCATTTTTATTGCGTCCAATTTTTAAATCAATTTCTCCGCTGTCTTTGTTTATTATTCCGTAAACTAAAGCCAGATATTTTTTTTCTACTTTTCGTTTACTAAATTGATTTTTTAAATGCAAAAAAATTTCTTGGTTTTTAGCCACGACCATTAACCCTGAAACCCCCTTATCCAGCCGATGAACAATTCCAGGACGCAAAGGATCTTCCCCAACTTTTTTTATTTTTGGATAATATGCCAACAAACCGTTGACTAAAGTATTTTTTGGATAGCTTTCTGTTGGATGTATAACAAGTCCTGTTGGTTTATTTATAATAATAAAATCATTATTTTCAAAAACAATTTTAAATTTAATCTTTTCGTCAGGCTTTAAACTAATTTCTTTTTTTTGTAATATCTTGTCTATTTTTTTAAAATTTATATTTATTATGTCATTAGTTCTTAATTTATAATGCGTTGATTTGTTTTTTTTATTTAATAAAACAAAACCATCCGCGATAGCAGACTGCCAAAAAGAGCGGGAATATTTTGTAAATTTTTTCACTAAAAATTTATCTATTCTAACTCCTGCTTGTTTTGCGTCAATAATAATTTTATTTTGTTTAATCATGCCTTTACTATATTTTATTTATAGTATTTTGTCCAGAATTTGACACAAAATATTTTTTAAAATAATATAAATATATACTAAAATAGTAGGAAATAAAATATGAAATTTTCAACAAGAGCCGAGTACGGCCTAAAAGCAATGGTTAATCTAGCGCTTGATTTTCCAAAAGTTAAAAGCGTTAAAGAAATTGCGCATAAGGAAAATATTTCTCAAAAATATTTAGAGAGATTGATTGGCGAATTAAGAAGAAAAAAATTAGTAAAAAGCCATAAAGGAAGAAACGGCGGATATACTCTATCTTCAAATCCAAAAAAAATAAAAGTAGGCAAAATCATTGAAATTTTAGAAGGTCCGCTTTTGCCTTTAAAATGCCAAAGAGAAGAATGTGTTGGAAAACATTGTTTGTCTAAAAAAGTTTGGATGGTTTTGTGGAAACAAATTAAAAGAACATTATATAATATTAAATTAGATGATTTGGTTAAATAATTTTTTTTAAAAAATATTTTTTAAAAACAGCCTATAAAGTATAGTTACGCCAAAATGAAATATATAGATTTGCCTATGCTCTCATCTGCGCAAAACTAAGTCTATCGCATATTGACATTTTATGCTATATTATAATTATTATGAATAAATTAAACAATTATATTTTGGCTGATAATAATGTTAATACTAATTTTTAANNNNNNNNNNNNNNNNNNNNNNNNNNNNNNNNNNNNNNNNNNNNNNNNNNNNNNNNNNNNNNNNNNNNNNNNNNNNNNNNNNNNNNNNNNNNNNNNNNNNCGGTTTTTGTAATGACAATTATGAAATTGGTCCAGGCGTTGGTATATTGGATCCAGGTGGTTTTGTTGGCCCCCCAGGATGTTTATAAATCAAAAAATTTTTTGTCTAAAAATTTTCTTAAAACAATAAAATCATAAATAAATTATGCTAATCTTAAATAATCTCTGCTATGATTAAGCAGGGCAAAATGAAAAATATGAAAAAGAAAAAAATTTATTTAGATTACGCCGCGACAACTCCTGTTGACAAAAAAGTTTTAAAAGCAATGCTGCCATATTTTAAAGAAAGATTCGGCAATGCTATGTCAATTCATTATTTTGGGCAGGAAGCTATGCTCGCGGTTGATAAAGCTCGTTCGCAGATAGCAAAATTTTTTAATTGTTTTTCAAAAGAAATTATTTTTACATCAGGTGCCACAGAAAGCAATAATTTAGCTATTAAAGGAGTGTCTAAATTTTATTTTTTAAAAAATAAAAAAAAACCGCACATCATCACAACGCAATTTGAACATAATTGCGTTCTTAATTCCTGTAAAACATTAGAAAAACAAGACAGAGCAAATATTACTTATTTGCCGATTAATAAAGACGGAATTGTAAAATTGGACAGTTTGAAAAAAGCGATTAAAAAAAATACGATTTTAATTTCCATTATGTATGTTAACAATGAGATTGGAACAGTTCAGCCAATAAAAGAGATTGGAAAAATAATTAAGCAAAAAAATTCAAAAAGAAAAAACAAAATTTTATTTCATACAGACGCGACACAAGGCATAAATTTTTTTGATATGAATGTTAAAAAATTAAACATTGATTTGCTTTCTTTTTCAGGCCATAAAATTTATGGTCCAAAAGGAGTTGGCGCGCTTTATGTTAAAAAATCAACGCCTATCAAATCTATTCAGGACGGTGGCGGGCATGAAAACAAAATGCGCGCTGGAACACATAATATTCCAGGAATTGTAGGTCTTGGCAAAGCAATTGAGATTATTGCCAGTCAAAATAAAAAAAAAGAAAATAAAAAAATGTTAAAATTAAGAGATTATCTTATTAAAAAAGTATTAAAAGAAATTTCAGGATCATATCTTAATGGATCGTTAGTAAAAAGATCGCCGAATAATGCTCATTTTAGAATTGACAACGTGGAAGGGGAGGCAATGCTTTTGTCATTAGATAAAGAGGGTATTGCCGTTTCAACAGCTTCGGCTTGTTCTGTAAAGGATTTAAAACCGTCTCATGTTCTTTTGGCAATAGGATTAAAACAGGAACAGACACACGGATCTTTGCGTTTCACTTTAGGAAGACATACTACAAAAAAGAAAATTGATACCACAATTAACGCATTAAAAAAAACAGTAAAAAAACTGCGTAACATTTCAGGCAATTTATTAGATGAATTTAAATAATATGAAATATTCAAAAAAAGTTTTAGAGCATTTTTCTAATCCGCGGAATCAGGGCAAAATAAAAAATCCTGATTCAGTTTCTATGGTTGGCAATCCTGTTTGCGGAGACATAATGCGTTTTTATATCAAAGTAAGCAAAAATAAAAACGGGAAAGAAATAATCAAAGATGTTAGTTTTGAAACACTTGGCTGCGGAGCCGCGATTGCGGTTTCTTCTATGGTTACTAATTTAGCAAAAGGAAAAACGTTAGAACAGGCAATAAAAATTAATTTAAAAGATGTAGCAAAAGAACTGGACGGGCTTCCATTGGAAAAAATGCATTGCAGTAAATTGGCAACAGACGCCCTGCAAAAGGCAATTATGGATTATAAAAATAAAAAATAAATTTTGATTTCTTTAAATTACAAAACTTTCTTTTGTCATTCCCGCCACGTATCTGAGCACGGGATAAACTCCAGCGAGAATTCAGATTCTACGCGATAAACACTGAATTCCTCCCGATGAATATCGGAACGGGAATGACAGACAAAAGTAAAAGCTAAAAAGATAATGCATTTTGTAATTCAAAGTAATTTGTATGAATATTGGTTGCCATATTTCAATCGCCAAAGGAATTGAAAAAACGCCTGAAAAAGCGGCTAATTTAGGATGCGAAACAATGCAAATTTTTAGCCGTTCCCCTCGCGGAGGAAAAGCAAAAAAAATAACAAAACAAATTATCCATCAATTCAAAATTCAAAATTCAAAATTCAAAATTCGCGAAGTTTATATTCACGCACCATATTATATTAATTTTGCTTCCGCTAATAACCACATTTGCTATAGCTCGGCAAAAACAGTACGTGAGGAATTAGAAATGGCAAGCTTGTTAGGAGCTAAATATGTAATAACACATTTAGGGTCATCTAAAGATGTCGGCAGAGAAAAAGGCATTAAAAAAACAATCAAAATGCTTTCTATATCCATTAATGGATATAAAGGTTCTACAAAACTTCTTTTAGAAAACACAGCTGGTTCAGGAAAAATTATTGGCAGCAGTTTTTCAGAACTGGCAAAAATTATAAAAGGCGTTGACAAATTGGCTATCGCGGGAGTTTGTCTTGATACCCAGCACAGTTTTGCTTCTGGATATGACTGGAAAAATTTTGATAAAACATTAAAAAAAATTAGCAAAGAAATAAATTTAAAATTAATTAAATTTATTCACGCTAATGACAGCAAAGTTGAATGCGGTTCGCGAAAAGATCGCCACGAGCATATTGGAAAAGGAAAAATCGGGTTAAAAGCTTTTAAAAAAATCGTGAAATTCGCTGTTGAAAATAATATAGATATGGTTTGTGAAACAGAAGAACACGGAGTTATTGAAGACATAAAAACGCTTAAAAAATTTAGACAGCTTTTTGTTCAAGGATAATTTTGTGATGAAAACGATTTTTAATTTGTAGCGAATATTTTGCGAAAAAGGCTGTTATAAATTATAAACAAAATAAAAAAATGAATTTTAAATTTATATAAAAAAGCGGTCTGTTCAGAAAAATCTGAACAGACCGTGTTTATTTTATAATAATTTCCGCATCCCTTGTTTTTTCGCGGCTTTTCTTAATTTTATTATTGCTTTTACTTCTATTTGGCGAATACGTTCTCTTGATATACTAAATCTTTCGCCAATTTCTTCCATTGTGTTCTCGCTTTCTTCGTTTATTCCAAACCTTAAACGAATTATTTTTTCCTCCCTTAATGATAAAATATTATCGCTGATCAACATGCGAATTTTTTGAGTTATTTCATTGTCTGCGATAATTGTTTCAAAAGGAACAATAGATAAATCAGCAACAATGCTTTCTAGTTCGTCTTTTTTTTCATCTCCAATTTTATATTTCAAAGATTTTGGCGGAAGAGGTATATCTTGTATCATTTCTGCTTTTTCTTTTGATAATCCTAACGATAAAGCAGCCTCTTCCATTGTTTTTATTTTTTTACCTTCTTTTTCTGCCCATAAAAGGGCTATTCTGCATCTTCTCTGAAGTTCCCACATTTTGTATGGCAATTCTATCACATTGCCTGCTCTGATTTCTCGCTGCATAGTTTGTTTTATTTCCCAATCAACATAAGTTGATAACCTGCCAAGCTTATAATAAAATGGATATATTGCTTTTATCAAGCCTATATTGCCTATCTGAATCAAGTCAATAATATCAAGAGAACCAGAAATATAATATTTAGCTTTGGTTTCCCATGCGATAGAATTTACC
The Patescibacteria group bacterium genome window above contains:
- a CDS encoding guanylate kinase — its product is MLKKKKNNIFIISGPSGVGEDSIIDGLKKYLNIERVITTTTRKMRPNESQKNPYYFISKKEFKNQIKNNLFFEYAKEYNDNFYGVTKKEIERVRNCDKIGIWKIEYKGVISAKKIMPGIIAIFINTSSLDILEKRIRNRGNANEQYVKERIEYTKKWLKHLDIYDYTVINYENKLNQTINNVKKIILSVIAKKE
- a CDS encoding RluA family pseudouridine synthase, translating into MIKQNKIIIDAKQAGVRIDKFLVKKFTKYSRSFWQSAIADGFVLLNKKNKSTHYKLRTNDIININFKKIDKILQKKEISLKPDEKIKFKIVFENNDFIIINKPTGLVIHPTESYPKNTLVNGLLAYYPKIKKVGEDPLRPGIVHRLDKGVSGLMVVAKNQEIFLHLKNQFSKRKVEKKYLALVYGIINKDSGEIDLKIGRNKNGIITTGTTENYKEAKTLFLVIERFKNFTFLKIQILTGRTHQIRVHLKAIDHPIAGDDIYYLKKYQIFNLFGLKRIFLHSSNLGFKDKAGKQFNFEEKLPLELKKMIRQLAEKK
- a CDS encoding Rrf2 family transcriptional regulator, translating into MKFSTRAEYGLKAMVNLALDFPKVKSVKEIAHKENISQKYLERLIGELRRKKLVKSHKGRNGGYTLSSNPKKIKVGKIIEILEGPLLPLKCQREECVGKHCLSKKVWMVLWKQIKRTLYNIKLDDLVK
- a CDS encoding cysteine desulfurase family protein is translated as MKKKKIYLDYAATTPVDKKVLKAMLPYFKERFGNAMSIHYFGQEAMLAVDKARSQIAKFFNCFSKEIIFTSGATESNNLAIKGVSKFYFLKNKKKPHIITTQFEHNCVLNSCKTLEKQDRANITYLPINKDGIVKLDSLKKAIKKNTILISIMYVNNEIGTVQPIKEIGKIIKQKNSKRKNKILFHTDATQGINFFDMNVKKLNIDLLSFSGHKIYGPKGVGALYVKKSTPIKSIQDGGGHENKMRAGTHNIPGIVGLGKAIEIIASQNKKKENKKMLKLRDYLIKKVLKEISGSYLNGSLVKRSPNNAHFRIDNVEGEAMLLSLDKEGIAVSTASACSVKDLKPSHVLLAIGLKQEQTHGSLRFTLGRHTTKKKIDTTINALKKTVKKLRNISGNLLDEFK
- a CDS encoding iron-sulfur cluster assembly scaffold protein translates to MKYSKKVLEHFSNPRNQGKIKNPDSVSMVGNPVCGDIMRFYIKVSKNKNGKEIIKDVSFETLGCGAAIAVSSMVTNLAKGKTLEQAIKINLKDVAKELDGLPLEKMHCSKLATDALQKAIMDYKNKK
- a CDS encoding deoxyribonuclease IV — translated: MNIGCHISIAKGIEKTPEKAANLGCETMQIFSRSPRGGKAKKITKQIIHQFKIQNSKFKIREVYIHAPYYINFASANNHICYSSAKTVREELEMASLLGAKYVITHLGSSKDVGREKGIKKTIKMLSISINGYKGSTKLLLENTAGSGKIIGSSFSELAKIIKGVDKLAIAGVCLDTQHSFASGYDWKNFDKTLKKISKEINLKLIKFIHANDSKVECGSRKDRHEHIGKGKIGLKAFKKIVKFAVENNIDMVCETEEHGVIEDIKTLKKFRQLFVQG
- a CDS encoding sigma-70 family RNA polymerase sigma factor, with protein sequence MSGNNGNNRRYVDINKQTFNKYRSEIGKIERISVEDERKINTEMRTAFNRLIEIIIKSEKNEFRRIKTYLEKNRLKDREKKNICYCGIVPRQKTVKVIENKLNQIFENNQDEEAVSVCVNCQEYIAQIKKAVNVMVASNLRLVNSIAWETKAKYYISGSLDIIDLIQIGNIGLIKAIYPFYYKLGRLSTYVDWEIKQTMQREIRAGNVIELPYKMWELQRRCRIALLWAEKEGKKIKTMEEAALSLGLSKEKAEMIQDIPLPPKSLKYKIGDEKKDELESIVADLSIVPFETIIADNEITQKIRMLISDNILSLREEKIIRLRFGINEESENTMEEIGERFSISRERIRQIEVKAIIKLRKAAKKQGMRKLL